TCCCCATTCGCAGAAGACGGAAGGCTCACAGTCTGAGCCGCAGGCGCCACGTCGGGCGCAGCTGCTGAAGCTGAAGCAATTCCAAAAGTAAATAGCATGGCAACTACCAACGGTAACGCTAGTAGGTGCTTCCCCAAATTTTTCATGTTGTCCTTTTAGTCAGTTCTAAATGTTTTAGCCGAAGATCAAGTTAACCGCCAGAAATATCGTAGCAGAGAGTTGTACCTCGAAAAACATCAAGATGGTCGTCTCCGGATCGTTAAGTAAGTTAACGCATTTTGGCATCGACGCGTCTAACTGCACCTATTTGAAAACGTCCATCAATTGCAATTTTTCGAGTATCGGTACTTAATCAAATGGGCTAAACTTCCCCATTTGATTGGGCTTTTATTGTGCCCAAAAATAATATGAATTTCACTACACGTTTCAAGTATTTGAATGAATCTTTTGATGCCGGTCAATTGATTATTCGGCTACTTACCCTGCCCATAGAGGGGTCTTGGGAGGGAGGCAGCACTAAGCCTGACTGTCCGCGCCGCCGGAGTGTCCCAGTTCCAAGGAACCGGGACACCCCCCAGTGAGACACTGCCGGCTGTGAAAACACTGTCATTTTCAGTACTCCTCTGCACACGCTCCCACGGAATTCAGGGGCTGTGCAGACGACTTTCGACATAGAAATTCCAGAAGTGCACTACGCGGTACGGCGTTCTGATGAACAGTCCTCTGCGCAAACCGTAATTCTTCAGAACTGGGGGCTTCGGAGGATCGGTAGGAAATTCGTGCTAATGGGTTATGTCGGAGTGTCTGCGCGTTTGATGGCCCGTTACACGGTGGAATGGGCTGCCGCGCCATCAAACGCGCTGGCCACAACCAGGCAACCTCGATGCAGGGTTCTCTGACCGACTGACACCACAGCAGAGCAGAGACACACACAACAAGCTGCACAACATCCCGAGCCACCGCAAAAGGCGACGAAACTCAGTCCGTCCGAAGGCGATTTGACGGGATTTCAGAGAGTGGTTATATTTTTTCTCGTAAGAAAAAGAGAACGGAAGTTCCCCCGCTCAAAGTAGTTGTATTTGCTTGTTGAGGGGAAGCACCGTTGCAGTGAACGTGGCCGTCAAGCAGTAGGAGACGGACTCACGCAACACCAGCAGTACGTGGTTGTCGACAGCTTGAGACGACCACGGCAGGACCCGGAAGGCGTGGTCGTCGGAAGAGCTTGAGACGACCGCCGCAGCACCAGTAGTACCGGACCGTCAAGCAGTAGGAGACGGACACGGCAGGACCCGGAAGGCATGGTCGTCGGACAGCTTGAGACGACCACAGCAACACGAGTAATGGCAGTACCCGTAGTACCTGGCCGTCAAGCAGTAGGAGACGGATACAGCAACACCAGTAACAACAGCAGTACCAGCAGTAAGCGGTCTTCGACAGCTTGAGACGACCACAGCAACATCAGCAACACCAGCAGTAGGTGATCGTCGACAGCTTGAGACGGTCACAGCAACGCACCTTATGGGGCGGGTAAGGAAAGTGCTTTCATATGCACTCCTTGCCCGCCCCGCACCATTTTTAGCTATGGGTTGCGCCTCTATTCGGTCGGTATTCTAAACAGGGGTGAGTAGGAACTGAATCCCCAATTATGGGCGTTGCCCACGCTGCTACCTGGCGCTTGAACAGGTCCAGAGGAACCCCAATTTATCCGGCCATAAGAAGTGTTGTGCGACAGGGTGGCGGTTCCGACTATATCGGCGTCAATGAGGGCGGATTCAAGCCCCCTGAAACTCTTACCTGGCCGATGGCCACTCTGCATAAAACTTATTATGCCTAGGTCCCTTCTTAGGCGTCGATGTTTTGTTGGTATTTAGCGTGGGCGGGCCACAAGGCGGGCCCCAAACAAACGGGGAAAGCGGTACCCAATCAAACTGCCATAATCACCGCAGCGAGGACGTGGCCTGTTCACCGTGGCGAAGGGGTGCTAGGTGGGACCGGGCCGGGCCAGTCGCCGTACCGGGTCGTGAGGTCGGCTACTTTTAGTAGGAGTGAGGAGCTGGCGTATTCCGAAGAGCTGATGCCAAGGCGGTTAAGGGCTGCTGAGGTTGTTGCTTGTGTGTGGCCAGTGCCGGTGACGCCTAGCGTGACAAATTTTTGTGGCGAATGCTCGTCCTGGGACCAGACTTGCGCTAAGAGATGGTCCAGAAATGCGGATTCATCTCCGGTGAAGGCAGCGGTGAGTTCCACGTTCACGGAAAGGAACGGTGTTGTCCCGTTGTACGCCCGGCCTATGCGCGCCGTAACGCCGGGTATTTCGGCGAGGTCAGCCTCGGCTGCTGCAGTACTGCGGTGAGGTGCGCTACGATCGCCAGCCAAAGAACACCCAGAGAGTAGAGCAGTGCAGATCAGAATGAGCGCGACGGCCGTTCTTGTGGATGCTCTCCGGGCGACAACTCTCTGCGGGAGTGGTTTTCTATTGAGGGTCGAGGTCGTCATGTTCGGCTATCACAATGTCTTCGCGGTTGGTGACATCTGAAGGTTCTGGAGCTGGCACGAACAGGGCAGTAGGCACGGTGGCGTCGGAGCATTTTTGGCTTGAGACCCCTGCGGTCCCGACGACTCGTATCGTTCCTCCGGGTAAGCGTTCGAGTCTGTACTCGCGTTCATAGGCCTTGAATTCGGCAGGTACTTCTCCGGTTTCCGACGCCCAGTTACCTACCGTGCAACCTCTCACTGCGGCCAGATTCGGGTCTCCCCAAAAGCTGGTTTCTACAGAAAGGGGTAAGAACGGTGTAGGCCCGGGAAGAATGTCGGGGCGGCGCTTTTGTTTGACGTCCTCGATGGCCGGTCGCGCGGCACGGCTACGCACGTCCCTTCCCGCTGTTTGGACCAGCTCGGGCAGGGTGAAGTCGTTGATGTTACGGGCCACGGCCTCAGCCTCAAGGTATTTTCGTGTTGCCTGCACCCAAGGATCGGATTCAAATTTCCCCGTCGGCGCAGGGCCCTGCCACTCAACGGCCGGGTAGGGCGGTGCCGGCCGCTTCTCCACCCGGCATCCGGCAAGGCCACCTACTGTAACCACAGCGAGCACCAACACCGCGGTCGCTCGTAGAAAACGCTGACGTCGTCGTGGCAGGACTGTGACGCGCATAGGTTTCCCCCAAGAAAGGTTTTTGCAGTTTCGAGCAGCTTTAACACTATCTGCCACGGGCACGGGCACGGGCCACGATGGGCACGACAACCCATCCGGTTTCCCTCAAACTCCCAGTAGCACTCATGCCACTGAGGAAGGCCGCCACGGCGGGATGGTGACGTGTCGGAGGAATTCAACGGAATTCCTCCGACGGCTCGGAGCAAGTATCCCTGCACTGTCTGACTGTCCAGGCAGTCCTGGGTTGTAGTACCCATCGTGGTGTGGGTTGATCTGGTTCTAGGATGAGGCGTACCGGAGTTGAACTGGTTTCTTAGGGGGATCATTCGTGAGCATCACTATGCGTCCATCTAGTCGACGGCGTTCCATGACAGCTGCAGCCGCAGCGTTCCTTCTAGCTGGGGGCGTTACGGGTTGCTGGGTCGAGAAAAGCCCTGCACCGCCTTACCCTGCTGTTGAGTGGCAAGATGGCGTGCCGGTAAGTCCGTTGGAAGAAAACCCGTGGGTCCAGGCTGTCCGCCAGTCCTTGGAAGCCCAAGCTGTCGCTCAGAACACCCGAGATTTCAAGTTGCCGGAATTGGAACAGACAACAGGGGTTCATCTGCGTAGCCGACTGGCGAGCCACACGACTCGATACATGCAACAAAACAAGCGGTCAATGATCTTGCCTGGCCCAGTCCCTTTCGCCCCCATAGCCGTGACCAAGGACGACCAGAACGGTGAGAACAGAATGGTGGTGCATGGTTGCGAGGCCCTTGAGTGGTCCTCTGAGGAGGGGGCAGTACCAGCAGACCCGAAAGCGACACGAGTGGATCTCTTCATGGAGCAACTCGATAGCGGTCAGATGAGAATCACGGCCCGCACGAGCCTGCCAGTAGATCCGGGCTGCGAGAACATCATTTTGCCTATCGCCCTATTCAACCCCGCTCCCCCACCCTCGAATACTTCAGGAAACTCATCCATCGTCCAACCGGGCCCGTCAGAAAGCGACCCAAAATAGCAAGCACCAGCAGAGAACACCTTAGTAAAAACACTCCAAAGGAGCAGTCATTAGCAGCGACGGTCTGGCCCGTGACTCACATCACTGACAGACGGGTCTGCCCCCGGTTTCATTGACTCTCTGACCTGTCCCATTCGCCCACGAGAACGCGGACCTTCTTACTCCAAGGGACATCGCGCAACGCATCTCGCCGCCGGGTCAGGAACCTCACATCATGGTCTTGGTCCAGCAAGAGCGGGACAAGCCGACCATCGATATACCCGCTTGCTCCGGTCACGGCGATGATGCTCACGCGGTATTCTCCGCTCCGCGGTTGAACCTGACCCGCCGCTGCAGGGCGGCCAGAACGGCGTAAACAACCAGCAGGCCGGCGGCGCAAAAAGCCGCAATTGCCACTGGGGCCGATTCCAGACCACCGTCGCTGCGGCCCACGCCGATCCATGCGATACCCCACGCCATAGCCAAGGCGGCAGATATGCGGCCACCGGAGAAGTGGACCGTGCCGGCACCTATAAGTGCCGCAACCACCAGCAGAAGTATCGCAAGCGGGATTGTCCATGCTGCCCCCTCGCCCAAGCCAAACGAGGATAGCCAGGCAGCGATGTTTGCCACCGTCGCAACACTGACCCACCCCAAGTACGGGCCAAAAGCCACGGCGGTAATCCACCGCTCCACCGCAGATTCCGCTACTGGGATCAGTAGCAGAAAGATCCTGACCAGCACGGCCAGGAGAAGTAAAATCACAAGGACACTGAGACCAAGCCATCCGAGCTGAACAGTGCCAATCCAAAGCGCGTTAAGGACGGCAGAAGCGGCCGCCCACGGACGCATCTTTCGCTGGGCCCGACTTTCACCAGCTTTCGCACTCACCTGCCATGCAGCGTAGACCAACAAAGCTGTGTAGATGAAGCTCCAGATGGAAAAGGCTCCGGTTCCCGGCGCCAGCAACGTTGAGTCCGCGCCGAGGCGACCACCTGCAGCCTCGGCAATGGGCGTCCCACCCAGCACCCCGCTGCCATAGAATGCCCCCAAAGTTGCCAGCAGTACTGCAACGGCACACAGTATTCGGACAGTTACTGAAGCAGAGTACGTTGTTCGCATTGCCACTCCCCTTCCCATTTTGGGACTTCACTTTTCAGAACAATGTCCATTCGACAAGTGTGAGTCATGTAACCCGTAATGGATCTAGATCGGCAAGCAATCAATCTATCGAGCTGAAATGACAGGCTATACCTTGACCAATGTGAACGACGGGACCCCAGCCTCCATCCTTTACTTCCCGCATAGGGTCCCACTACCAAGGAAGTGGAACACCCCTGAGCGAGACTCCGGACCTCATATTCGTTAGCCAGTAGGGTATTTCTGGACGAAGATTCGCGACCACCTTTT
The genomic region above belongs to Arthrobacter alpinus and contains:
- a CDS encoding tryptophan-rich sensory protein, whose translation is MRTTYSASVTVRILCAVAVLLATLGAFYGSGVLGGTPIAEAAGGRLGADSTLLAPGTGAFSIWSFIYTALLVYAAWQVSAKAGESRAQRKMRPWAAASAVLNALWIGTVQLGWLGLSVLVILLLLAVLVRIFLLLIPVAESAVERWITAVAFGPYLGWVSVATVANIAAWLSSFGLGEGAAWTIPLAILLLVVAALIGAGTVHFSGGRISAALAMAWGIAWIGVGRSDGGLESAPVAIAAFCAAGLLVVYAVLAALQRRVRFNRGAENTA